In Halococcus salifodinae DSM 8989, the genomic stretch GAGATCGACATGTGGACGCTGCACTCGGGGGCGACCTACGCATTAACGCATTTCTTCACCGGGAAGGAAGGCACCGCACTCGATGAATACGCCCGGCTCGCAAACGATGTTCTATTCAATCCCGAAGCGACGATCGAACGGGTCAAAGAGGCATACCAAGACGCACTCGACGCTTCCGAGACGGGCGATCAGGCCACACTCAATGGCGAACAGGGACTCGCCCGGATCGAGCGTGTCCACCGGAATGTACAGGCCGATATCGAGCAGTTCGAATCGCGCGAAGCCACCCTTCGTGAGCGGTTTCAGGACGTGGTCGAGGAATGACCGCACGTGACCGTCTCCGGATGCATCTCGTCCAGGCACTCACCCGAAGTCAACTACCCCGCCCTGACGGTCGCTTACGCTCGCGTCTGAGGACGGGGCTTGTCCGTGGACTCCCGGTCTGCCGACACGTCGTCGGAGGGTGTGTAGTCCCCATTCCCGTTCAGCGCCCCGGACTTCAGGGCGAGTTGACCGTCGCCCAACCCGGAGGGGCGTTTGCCCTCCGGTACAGTTATCAGCCGCATACCGATGTTCTTCGCGGCGTTGTAGTCGCCGTCGTACTCGGCCCCGCACTCGTTGCACGAGAACCACCCGGTCGAACGATCGCGGTTCGTGCTCGACTGGTGGCCGCACCGGGAACACGTCTGACTCGTAAACGCCGGATTCACGTCTTCGACGCGAATCCGTACTCGGCGGCCTTGTACGCGAGCATGTCTCGTAACTCGCGGAACGCCCAGTTGTGCATCTGTCGCTTGATGCGGTCGTTCCCGTTGTCCATTCGTTCGCGGATGTTCGTGAGTCGTTCGACGGCGATGAACGCACAGTTGTAGTCGCGGGCTTCCTCCACGAGTCGCCGAGAAATGGTGTGCAGACGGTCCAAGACGAAGCGGGTTTCTCGCCCCGACACTTGCCTAAGTGTCTGCTTGGCGGAGCGAGTGCCTTTGTCTTGGAGGCTTCGGCGAACCCGGAAGTGGTGGTTCTGGCCCCACAACAGTCGGCCACCGTCGTAGAACGTCCCCGTACTGGTTACGGCGACGTTCTTCAGGTTCAAATCGACGCCGAGAACGCGGTCGCCCCCGCGCTGTT encodes the following:
- a CDS encoding zinc ribbon domain-containing protein, with protein sequence MNPAFTSQTCSRCGHQSSTNRDRSTGWFSCNECGAEYDGDYNAAKNIGMRLITVPEGKRPSGLGDGQLALKSGALNGNGDYTPSDDVSADRESTDKPRPQTRA